One region of Bacteroidota bacterium genomic DNA includes:
- a CDS encoding amidohydrolase, giving the protein MNSIEKVKLLAKQFHPEIVSCRRHLHMYPELSFKETETQKFVEQKLKEFGITDFKRMANTGVVALIEGKNPRKKVVALRADMDALPIQETNKTDYVSKHAGVMHACGHDVHTSSLLGVARILNQLKDSFEGSVKFIFQPGEEKLPGGASLMIKEGVLQNPVPHSVIGQHVMPQIKAGKIGFRKGLYMASTDEIYVRVKGKGGHGAMPHLTIDPVMITAQMLVALQQIVSRNAKPSLPSVLSFGKVIANGATNVIPDEVYLEGTFRTLNEEWRDEAHRRMKKMAEGIAESMGGSCEFNIVRGYPFLINDEILTDRARKFAEEFVGKENVEDLEIWMAAEDFAFYSQEASACFYRLGVKNEERGIVSSVHTSTFDIDESALETGMGLMAWMTLRELES; this is encoded by the coding sequence ATGAATTCCATCGAAAAGGTTAAACTACTTGCAAAGCAATTTCATCCGGAAATTGTTTCCTGCAGAAGACATCTGCACATGTATCCTGAACTTAGCTTTAAAGAAACGGAGACACAAAAATTTGTCGAACAGAAATTAAAAGAGTTTGGTATCACAGATTTTAAGAGAATGGCAAATACAGGTGTCGTCGCTTTGATTGAAGGGAAGAATCCGCGGAAAAAAGTTGTAGCACTCCGGGCTGATATGGATGCCTTACCTATTCAGGAAACGAATAAAACAGATTATGTATCTAAGCATGCGGGAGTCATGCATGCATGTGGCCACGACGTACACACTTCTTCATTGTTAGGTGTAGCCAGAATTCTGAACCAGTTAAAAGATAGTTTCGAAGGCAGTGTGAAATTTATTTTTCAACCCGGTGAAGAAAAATTACCGGGTGGCGCTTCACTGATGATAAAAGAAGGTGTCTTGCAAAATCCCGTTCCTCATTCTGTTATCGGGCAGCATGTAATGCCGCAAATCAAAGCAGGCAAAATTGGATTCAGGAAAGGGTTATACATGGCAAGTACCGATGAGATTTATGTTCGGGTAAAAGGAAAGGGTGGACATGGAGCCATGCCTCACCTGACGATAGATCCTGTGATGATCACCGCACAAATGCTGGTCGCTTTGCAACAAATTGTAAGCAGAAATGCGAAACCCAGTCTGCCTTCAGTTCTCAGTTTTGGAAAAGTAATTGCCAATGGAGCAACCAATGTAATTCCGGATGAAGTGTATCTGGAGGGAACGTTCCGGACATTGAATGAAGAATGGCGTGACGAGGCACACCGGCGCATGAAAAAAATGGCAGAAGGTATCGCGGAAAGTATGGGAGGATCCTGTGAATTCAATATTGTTCGCGGTTATCCTTTTCTCATCAATGATGAAATTCTCACAGACCGGGCGCGTAAGTTTGCCGAAGAATTTGTAGGAAAAGAAAATGTGGAAGACCTTGAAATATGGATGGCCGCTGAAGATTTCGCTTTCTATTCACAGGAAGCATCCGCTTGTTTTTATCGTCTCGGAGTAAAAAATGAAGAGAGAGGAATTGTCTCTTCGGTTCATACTTCCACATTCGATATTGATGAATCCGCTCTTGAAACCGGAATGGGATTAATGGCCTGGATGACTTTAAGGGAACTGGAGTCCTGA
- the gyrB gene encoding DNA topoisomerase (ATP-hydrolyzing) subunit B, whose protein sequence is MSEFINENVNKTETIIETNTTKKNQEYSADSIQVLEGLEAVRKRPAMYIGDIGIKGLHHLVYEVVDNSIDEALAGHCKNIEVFIRPDNSIMVRDDGRGIPTDYHSKEKKSALEVVMTVLHAGGKFDKDSYKVSGGLHGVGVSCVNALSSHLKVEVHREGKIFVQEYSCGKPLYDVKVVGETNRTGTTTTFLPDNSIFITSIYQYDTLATRLRELSFLNKGIRLSISDEREANGDGQFRNNSYYSEGGLREFVVYLDENREKLIADPIYMEGERSNIPVEVAMQYNTSFNENVHSYVNNINTHEGGTHLAGFRRALTRTLKSYAEKSGQLDKLKFEISGDDFREGLTAIISVKVQEPQFEGQTKTKLGNNEVMGAVDQAVSEMLSNYLEEHPREARMIVDKVILAATARHAARKARELVQRKNVLSGSGLPGKLSDCSDSDPEGCELYLVEGDSAGGTAKQGRNRRFQAILPLRGKILNVEKAMEYKIYENEEIRNIFTALGVFRDETKEGRPLNMDKIRYHKIVIMTDADVDGSHITTLILTFFFRHMKEMIEEGYLYIATPPLYLVKKGKEQQYAWNDEQRIAAVKRLAGDGKEENVGVQRYKGLGEMNAEQLWETTMNPETRTLRQVTIDSAAEADRIFSMLMGDDVPPRREFIEKNAKYAKIDA, encoded by the coding sequence ATGAGTGAGTTCATTAATGAAAACGTGAATAAAACCGAAACGATCATCGAAACGAACACGACGAAAAAAAACCAGGAGTATTCAGCCGATAGTATTCAGGTCCTTGAAGGTCTGGAAGCGGTGCGTAAACGTCCTGCCATGTACATTGGCGACATTGGCATTAAGGGATTGCATCACCTGGTATATGAAGTTGTAGACAACTCCATTGACGAGGCTCTGGCCGGTCATTGTAAGAACATAGAAGTATTTATCCGTCCCGACAATTCAATTATGGTCCGGGACGATGGACGTGGTATTCCAACGGATTATCATAGCAAGGAAAAAAAGAGCGCGCTGGAAGTCGTAATGACAGTGTTGCACGCCGGAGGTAAATTCGACAAGGATTCCTACAAAGTATCCGGCGGATTGCACGGAGTTGGAGTTTCCTGTGTGAACGCACTGTCTTCTCATTTGAAAGTTGAAGTTCACCGTGAAGGAAAAATCTTTGTTCAGGAATATAGTTGCGGAAAACCTTTGTATGATGTGAAGGTTGTTGGTGAAACCAACAGAACCGGAACAACAACAACATTCCTTCCTGATAATTCAATCTTCATCACCTCCATTTACCAGTATGATACGCTGGCAACCCGTTTGCGTGAACTTTCATTCCTGAATAAAGGCATTCGCCTGTCGATCAGTGATGAGAGAGAAGCTAACGGAGACGGACAGTTTCGCAACAATTCATATTACAGTGAAGGTGGTCTGCGTGAATTCGTAGTTTACCTTGATGAAAATCGTGAGAAGCTGATTGCCGACCCCATTTATATGGAGGGAGAACGCAGCAACATTCCCGTTGAAGTCGCGATGCAATACAACACTTCCTTCAACGAAAATGTGCACTCGTATGTAAACAATATCAATACACACGAAGGTGGAACACATCTTGCGGGTTTCCGTCGCGCTCTCACACGTACTCTCAAAAGTTATGCTGAGAAATCAGGTCAGCTTGATAAATTGAAATTTGAAATCAGTGGAGATGACTTCCGCGAAGGACTCACCGCAATTATCTCGGTAAAAGTTCAGGAGCCGCAATTCGAAGGACAGACAAAAACCAAACTCGGGAATAACGAGGTGATGGGGGCGGTTGACCAGGCGGTAAGCGAAATGCTTAGCAATTACCTCGAAGAGCATCCCAGGGAAGCGAGAATGATCGTGGACAAAGTAATTCTTGCCGCTACAGCGCGTCACGCCGCCCGTAAAGCGCGTGAATTGGTGCAACGGAAGAATGTTTTATCCGGATCAGGTTTGCCCGGTAAATTGAGCGATTGTTCCGACAGCGATCCGGAAGGATGTGAACTTTATCTGGTTGAGGGAGATTCCGCGGGTGGTACTGCCAAACAGGGACGAAACAGACGTTTTCAGGCGATTCTGCCTTTACGTGGTAAAATCCTGAATGTGGAGAAGGCCATGGAATACAAAATTTACGAAAACGAGGAAATCCGGAACATTTTTACCGCTCTCGGTGTATTTCGTGATGAAACGAAAGAAGGACGTCCGCTCAACATGGATAAGATCCGTTATCACAAGATTGTGATCATGACCGATGCCGACGTTGACGGTAGCCACATTACAACATTGATTCTAACTTTCTTCTTCCGACACATGAAGGAAATGATCGAAGAAGGTTATCTCTACATCGCTACTCCTCCACTCTATCTCGTTAAAAAAGGTAAGGAACAACAATATGCCTGGAATGATGAGCAACGTATTGCCGCGGTGAAGAGATTAGCTGGTGATGGTAAAGAAGAAAATGTCGGCGTACAACGATACAAAGGTCTTGGAGAAATGAATGCGGAACAGTTGTGGGAAACTACAATGAATCCGGAGACACGTACTCTTCGCCAGGTAACAATCGATAGTGCCGCAGAAGCTGACAGAATTTTCTCAATGCTGATGGGCGACGATGTTCCTCCACGCAGAGAATTCATCGAAAAGAACGCGAAGTACGCGAAGATTGACGCTTAA